The following proteins are encoded in a genomic region of Hymenobacter siberiensis:
- a CDS encoding LysR substrate-binding domain-containing protein, which yields MSDFRLRVFEAVARHLSFTKAARELFVTQPAVTKHIHELEKHYGQRLLERRGNRVALTEAGRLLQSHAEAVAAADQLLADQLLTLRDPDEAAGRLRLGASTTLCQYVLPGLLPAFQARYPNVQLTLANANSEHIAETLLRGELDLAFVEGRSRSRDLHYELLLPDELVAVRRATPAGPPATPLLLAEALAHPLVLRERGSGTLEVLEFTLRELKIKLSTLQVAFFFDNTEAIKGYLEAAPDALGFVSRRALARELTAGRLEIVPIEGLHLPRQFEAVWVQGKQLPRAAQRFLSFAQQQLKQLS from the coding sequence ATGTCTGATTTCCGATTGCGCGTGTTCGAGGCCGTGGCCCGACACCTGAGCTTCACCAAAGCGGCCCGGGAGCTGTTCGTAACGCAGCCCGCCGTCACCAAGCACATCCACGAGCTAGAGAAGCACTACGGCCAGCGCCTGCTGGAGCGGCGCGGCAACCGCGTGGCCCTCACCGAAGCCGGCCGCCTGCTCCAGAGCCACGCCGAAGCCGTGGCCGCCGCCGACCAGCTTCTCGCCGACCAGCTCCTGACCCTGCGCGACCCCGACGAAGCCGCCGGCCGCCTGCGCCTGGGCGCCAGCACCACCCTGTGCCAGTACGTGCTGCCGGGCCTGCTGCCGGCCTTTCAGGCCCGCTACCCCAACGTGCAGCTCACCCTGGCCAACGCCAATTCCGAGCACATTGCCGAAACCCTGCTGCGCGGCGAGCTGGACCTGGCCTTCGTGGAAGGCCGCTCCCGCAGCCGCGACCTGCACTACGAGCTACTGCTCCCCGATGAGTTGGTGGCCGTGCGCCGCGCCACCCCCGCCGGCCCACCCGCCACGCCCCTGCTCCTGGCCGAGGCGCTGGCCCACCCGCTGGTGCTGCGCGAGCGCGGCTCGGGCACGCTGGAGGTGCTGGAGTTTACCCTGCGCGAGCTAAAAATCAAGCTCAGCACCCTGCAAGTAGCCTTTTTTTTTGATAATACCGAAGCCATCAAAGGCTACCTCGAAGCCGCACCCGATGCGCTGGGCTTCGTATCGCGCCGGGCACTTGCCCGGGAACTCACCGCCGGCCGGCTCGAAATCGTGCCCATTGAGGGCCTGCATCTGCCCCGGCAGTTTGAGGCGGTGTGGGTGCAGGGCAAGCAGCTACCCCGCGCCGCGCAGCGGTTTCTCAGCTTCGCCCAGCAGCAGTTGAAGCAGTTGTCATAA
- a CDS encoding glycoside hydrolase family 16 protein — MISTLFTGLLLLGSPSETGPPTPPPTPRYTFSKLAWADEFNYSGLPDSTKWTYDVGGSGWGNKEQQYYTKKRRENARVENGHLVVEARKEALMPGNDYTSARLVSRGKGSSQLYGRFEIRAQIPGGRGTWPAIWMLPDKNPYGNHGWPDNGEIDIMEHVGYDPNVIHATTHCKAYYFRINTQKTGITKLPDATSAYHVYAMEWTPETITAYIDGQIYFAHRNEGTGWETWPWDQPFHLLLNVAVGGEWGGLKGVDEAAFPQQMLVDYVRFYEMKKAS; from the coding sequence ACACCTTCAGCAAGCTGGCCTGGGCCGACGAGTTCAACTACAGCGGCCTGCCCGATTCCACGAAGTGGACCTACGACGTGGGCGGCTCCGGCTGGGGCAATAAGGAGCAGCAGTACTACACCAAAAAGCGCCGCGAAAACGCCCGCGTGGAAAACGGCCACCTCGTGGTGGAAGCCCGCAAGGAGGCCCTGATGCCCGGCAACGACTATACCTCCGCCCGCCTGGTATCGCGGGGCAAGGGCAGCAGCCAGCTCTACGGCCGCTTCGAGATTCGGGCCCAAATTCCCGGCGGGCGCGGCACCTGGCCCGCCATCTGGATGCTACCCGACAAGAACCCCTACGGCAACCACGGCTGGCCCGACAACGGCGAAATCGACATCATGGAGCACGTGGGCTACGACCCTAACGTGATTCACGCCACCACCCACTGCAAGGCCTACTACTTCCGCATCAACACCCAGAAAACGGGCATCACCAAGCTGCCCGATGCCACCTCGGCCTACCACGTGTACGCCATGGAGTGGACGCCCGAAACCATCACGGCCTACATCGATGGCCAAATCTATTTCGCCCACCGCAACGAGGGTACCGGCTGGGAAACCTGGCCCTGGGACCAGCCCTTTCACCTGCTGCTCAACGTGGCAGTAGGCGGCGAGTGGGGCGGCCTGAAGGGCGTGGACGAAGCCGCATTCCCCCAGCAGATGCTGGTGGATTACGTGCGGTTCTATGAGATGAAAAAGGCCTCCTGA
- a CDS encoding YeiH family protein produces the protein MAPPTLPPSIPPAPPETAESAVATGFFRHLHTPHLVAGYPVTGRQVVFGVLLVFCLTPWASPPVALALGLVLAQTLGNPFASETKAATAKLLQYSVVGLGFGMNAHAAVQAGRTGLLFTVVSILGTLILGYFAGRWLGLGRRVTHLISCGTAICGGSAIAAVGPVLGAKDEEISVALGTVFVLNAIALFTFPPIGHALAMTQQQFGLWCAIAIHDTSSVVGAAKVYGDQALQVATTVKLARALWIIPVSIGTALIFKQKGVKIKIPYFIFGFIAAMLLNTYVPALHPLGPVLVALAKIGLTLTLFFIGAGLSAKTVRAVGARPYLLGVLLWVVISSASLYVILHTVA, from the coding sequence ATGGCCCCTCCCACCCTGCCACCATCTATCCCGCCTGCCCCGCCAGAAACGGCCGAGTCGGCGGTAGCCACCGGCTTTTTCCGGCACTTGCACACGCCGCATCTGGTGGCGGGCTACCCGGTTACGGGGCGGCAGGTGGTATTTGGGGTGCTACTGGTGTTCTGCCTCACGCCCTGGGCCTCGCCGCCGGTAGCGCTGGCGCTGGGCCTCGTGCTGGCCCAGACGCTGGGCAATCCCTTCGCCAGTGAGACCAAGGCGGCCACGGCCAAGCTGCTGCAATACTCGGTGGTGGGCCTGGGCTTCGGCATGAATGCTCACGCGGCGGTGCAGGCCGGGCGGACGGGCCTTTTGTTCACGGTAGTGTCCATTCTCGGCACACTCATTCTAGGGTATTTCGCGGGGCGCTGGCTGGGACTGGGCAGGCGCGTCACGCACCTTATTTCGTGCGGCACCGCCATTTGCGGGGGCTCGGCCATTGCGGCCGTGGGGCCGGTGCTGGGGGCCAAGGACGAGGAAATTTCGGTGGCGCTGGGCACAGTGTTCGTGCTCAATGCCATTGCGCTGTTTACCTTCCCGCCTATCGGCCACGCCCTGGCCATGACGCAGCAGCAGTTTGGCCTGTGGTGTGCCATTGCCATCCACGACACGTCCTCGGTGGTGGGCGCGGCCAAGGTCTACGGCGACCAGGCCCTGCAGGTAGCTACCACCGTGAAGCTGGCCCGCGCCCTCTGGATTATCCCGGTCAGCATCGGCACAGCACTTATTTTCAAGCAAAAAGGTGTCAAAATCAAGATTCCCTATTTCATCTTCGGCTTCATCGCGGCCATGCTGCTGAATACCTACGTTCCCGCATTGCACCCGCTGGGCCCGGTGCTGGTGGCGCTGGCCAAAATCGGTCTCACACTCACGCTGTTCTTCATCGGGGCGGGGCTATCGGCCAAAACGGTGCGTGCGGTGGGGGCCCGGCCCTATTTGCTGGGCGTGTTGTTGTGGGTGGTCATTTCGAGCGCGTCGCTGTATGTGATTCTGCACACGGTGGCGTAG
- a CDS encoding T9SS type A sorting domain-containing protein, which translates to MNNFTRLLSTAALLTCATAASAQTLYDNFENTRLVSYPIVEGTLVQNAANPGSNPVNTSSTCASYARAAAAQYAVLVVKPNNARMDNVTAYTTGGAKRISVKFRSPAAGVTVGVVLQNSRLNTANYPTGKFGTEYTAVTTVANAWEVLTFTPSPAGAGNFDASVTVTDIDQMLFQVAPNSNNSATYFLDDIMGPELLAVAPPNNLAVRQLYDNYDGTRVIKYIGGSKTSGGLKLDTLNNSVSAGNTSARVARYTRSTNQYDVLVMQPRGAALADVTNFKSTTPTALHMTLKVFSVTPGVLYQITLQDSTVAGATNYPAGRNSEYTATTTVTNGWENLSFNFVNAPSATANTSINEIVLLVAPNTTTRRRVYLDDFYGPSLVGFVPTATRTISTDFAAFAPAYPNPTSGLTQLPFSLQKPSVVSLAVFDNLGRRVAQLINGEPRAAGQFTAELNAAKLAPGLYTCRLTVDGMSLTRPLSVE; encoded by the coding sequence ATGAACAACTTTACTCGTTTGCTAAGTACCGCCGCGCTGCTGACCTGCGCCACGGCGGCTTCAGCCCAGACCCTGTACGACAACTTTGAAAATACCCGGCTGGTGAGCTACCCCATAGTAGAGGGTACGCTGGTGCAGAACGCGGCCAACCCCGGCAGCAACCCCGTGAACACCAGCAGCACCTGCGCCAGCTACGCCCGGGCCGCCGCCGCCCAATACGCGGTGCTGGTGGTGAAGCCCAACAACGCCCGCATGGACAACGTGACCGCCTACACCACCGGCGGCGCCAAGCGCATCAGCGTGAAGTTCCGCAGCCCCGCTGCGGGCGTGACGGTGGGCGTGGTGCTGCAAAACAGCCGCTTGAACACGGCCAACTACCCTACCGGCAAGTTCGGTACCGAGTACACGGCCGTTACCACCGTGGCCAACGCCTGGGAGGTCCTCACTTTCACGCCCAGCCCGGCCGGCGCGGGTAACTTCGACGCCAGCGTGACGGTGACCGACATCGACCAGATGCTGTTTCAGGTGGCCCCCAACTCCAACAACTCGGCTACCTATTTTCTCGACGACATTATGGGCCCAGAGCTGCTGGCCGTGGCTCCGCCCAATAATCTGGCCGTGCGCCAGCTCTATGACAACTACGATGGTACCCGCGTCATCAAGTACATTGGTGGCTCCAAAACATCGGGTGGGCTGAAGCTGGATACGCTGAACAATTCGGTAAGCGCCGGCAACACCAGCGCCCGCGTGGCCCGCTACACGCGCTCAACCAACCAATACGACGTGCTGGTGATGCAACCCCGGGGCGCGGCCCTGGCCGACGTAACCAACTTCAAAAGCACCACCCCCACCGCTCTGCACATGACCCTGAAGGTGTTTAGTGTGACTCCAGGCGTGCTCTACCAGATTACGCTGCAGGACTCGACTGTGGCCGGTGCCACCAACTATCCGGCCGGCCGCAACTCGGAGTACACCGCCACCACCACCGTTACCAACGGCTGGGAAAACCTGAGCTTCAACTTCGTAAACGCACCCAGCGCCACGGCCAATACCAGCATAAACGAGATTGTGCTGCTGGTGGCGCCCAACACCACCACCCGCCGCAGGGTTTACCTCGACGATTTTTACGGCCCGAGCCTGGTTGGTTTCGTGCCCACCGCCACCCGCACCATCAGCACCGATTTTGCCGCTTTCGCCCCGGCCTACCCCAACCCCACCTCGGGCCTCACGCAGCTGCCCTTCAGCCTGCAGAAGCCGTCGGTAGTGAGCCTGGCCGTGTTTGACAACCTCGGCCGCCGCGTGGCCCAGCTCATCAACGGTGAGCCCCGCGCCGCCGGCCAGTTCACCGCCGAGCTGAACGCCGCCAAGCTGGCCCCCGGCCTCTACACCTGCCGCCTCACCGTGGACGGCATGAGCCTGACCCGCCCGCTGAGCGTGGAATAG